The Salmo salar chromosome ssa06, Ssal_v3.1, whole genome shotgun sequence sequence TCTACTTATAGCGCTAGAGGATGAAATGGCTACAATGGTGCTCATAGAGCAGAGTTGAAATGGTCTGGTGAAATGACTGCTACTACGTGATGACATGATTACAAGATGAAGCTAACTGTAGCCGAACTGCTCCGACCACAGATGGGGAATCACCAGATCAttttatttctattttttatttaacctttatttaactaggcaagtcagttaacaacaaattcttatttacaatgacagcttgacccggacgatgctgggacaattgtgtgccgccctatgggactctcaatcacggccggttgtgatacagcctggaatcaaaccagggtctgtagtgacacctctagcactgagatgcagtgccttagaaatctgcgccactcgggagccagataaaaagacagacagacatacactacatgaccaaaagtatgtggagaccTGCTCGTTCaacatctcattcaaaaatcatgggcattaatgtggagttggtcccccatttactgctataacagcttccactcttctgggaaggctttccactagatgatggaacattgctgcggggacatacttccattcagccatgagaGCATTAGcgaagtcgggcactgatgttgggcgattaggcctggctcgcagtcggcgttccaattcaacccaaaagtgttcgatggggtttaggtcagggccctttgcaggccaatcaagttcttccatacagatcttgacaaaccatttctgtatggaccttgctttgtgcacagtagcattgtcatgctgaaacaggaaagggccttccccaaactgttgccacaaagttggaagcacagaattgtctagattgtcattgtatgctgtaacatTAAGATTTACTTTCACtgcaactaaggggcctagcccgaaccaagaaaacagccccagaccattattcctcctccaccaaactttacatttgacactatgcattggggcaggtagcgttctccaggcatccaccaaacccagattcgtccgaatgccagatggtgaagcgtgattcatcattccagagaacaagtgtccactgctccagagttcaatggcggagaactttacaccactccagcagacgctaggcattgcacatggtgatcttaggcttgtgtgcggctgttcagccatgaaaacccatttcttGAAGATCCCGAGAAACAattattgtgctgaagttgcttccagaggcagtttggaactcggtagtgagtgttgcaactgaggacagacgatttttacgcgctacgcgcttcagcacttggcggtcccgttctgtgagcttatggggtctaccacttcgcagctgagccgttgttgctcctagacgtttccacttcacaataacagcacttacagttgaccggggcagctctagcagggcgtaaatttgacgaactgacttgttagtaaggtggcatcctatgacggtgccacgttgaaagttactgagctcttcagtaaggccattctactgccaatgtttgtctatggagattgcatggctgtgtgctcgattttatacacctgtcagcaatgggtgtggctgaaatagccatatccactcatttgaagaggtgtccacatactttggtatatatagtgtacatacaCAGCATGAAGACCCCACGCGATAAACCCTGTCAtttagagagggaagagaagtacGGAGGAGGCAGGGACAGAGTgatagagaaaggagggaggagagaggtagataggagggtgaagagggagaaaaggagatggGAAGGCAATGTGCTATAAACAACAGTAATAACAGAATGAAAGTGGAGACTGTAACCCCCCCTGAGGTTTATAGACACATCTCATTCATCAACATGACATCATAGCCAGGCATGACTGTATCATGCCAGGGGGTGaattacatttttgtattttttctttaactaggcaagtcagttaagaacaaattcttatttacaatgacggcctaccggggaacagtgggttaactgccttgttcaggggcagagtgacagatttttaccttgtcagcacagggattcgatccagcaacctttcggttactggcccaacgctctaaccactgaatggacagagagaagTGGAGACTGCTGCTATTACAGCAATAGAATAGTAATTCTACAAGGACTGTGGCTGTTTTACCACCCCAATAATATGTTTACTATTGCTACTGTAGCTACAACCAGTGGCTAGTGCTAGTGGTACTACAACTACACCACATCCACAGAGGACCTTTGTGCCAGCACAATTCAATTTGGCTCACCATGGTAGGAGGAGTGATGCAGCCACACTGAGTCCAGAAGAGACAGCCACTACGTAGGCTACGACCAGGTTAGGAATGAACACCAGCATCACTGTGAACGGCATGATCCactggacagaaagagagagagagtaagaggaatgaacacacatactgtacatactgtatacacacagcaTGAGTTAGTTGCACATACATTTGttatcagggttgggtaggttacagGGGTGGAAAtccccgggggggacgggggggacacgacccccccatcctgggaaaaatatgatttgtcccccccaatatatcactgaaacataactatgtaatttaaataatattaataatacgcaatgaaagcaattgtgctgattatagacacttaatagcacgtttttaagtttcaaaagattgcgaccccccccgccctttgcctcacaatggtttgatccactgctagttccttagtttgcacgtaactgccgtgagggtcatccagtcaatcgcgcacacacacactagctgaatatgcagagctagcgcgcaaatattaactattaagctagctagtacctattccatttatgtggcgtcgtcaaagatggaatcagcatgcagatgatgtaagttagtgcttcaaagtccctgtgataaggttagcgataatctgaagtccaaactgaactacactctcttctaccattgtcttaaatatatttaatggtctcgttgcaaaagttaaattgtcgcaagggaacttttatttatttattttatttcacctttatttaacccgggtagcaaagattatagcaaacaccactgaaacggaattggtgcacgctagctttgcaaattcagctattgttggaagccagccaatatgaaacaaactattaaaattacaaaaggttgcagcatatgttgtgtaaatggtgaactaatacagctgtcaactcttgtcattttaatccgtttcacatttgctagctaccttttagatcgaagcccaaatagaatgattgaagatgatagaagcccatctcctactgtaaataacctacacactgtgtgtgtagccagccagccagccaggtagaaaaatagcagaaaaataaaagacggacatcagagtatttttcaatacaccaaaacgcatagtaagaaccctagtagcctaatatctcaaagactagttgataaaatgttcataagaaagaaatgaaattctaatggaaatgtttcacaatgatgtcattaggcagagcaggcaacagatggcacacagacagcagagttggggacagatatgcagcgacagactggcagagacagggagtctcaggtaagtttgttgagtctttgtttggcaacattatgaaaggttctcaatttttttgacttgtaaaataggaacataattggaaaatgccatggatacccccactctcaacttaaactggtgactgaactaagatttgttaaaggcaatggtattgctgttgtgattagttgtgggtaccggtagttaggagtacggcaaacaccttatttctttggttcctcaatatacatttaccatattacaatgtaggctatgtgttacagcactacttttggtgtccccctcaggaattgctcttgagaaaatttcatgtaattgtcccctccaaagtggatatcagattttcgcccctggtaggttactttctaaatgtaatccattacagttactagttacctgtccaaaattgtaatcagttaaGTAACACAATCTGATTACGTTCCTTTTAAGAGGcaatagaagaagacaaaaagggtCCATCAAACGTATTTGGTGTGTGTCGTCAAAGTCGTCTCTGACTTGAGGTCAGActcaaacttaaacttgcgcctcttttcaatgctgaattgaatatcattgagaaaacagaaagatgTCAATGTATTTTTTTCGCAAAAGTCCTTTCTGGTTTTAAAAGTAATCCAAAGAGTAATCATTAATTTTTCAAAATAATCTGTAATCTGATGAAAATAATTTTGCTGCTAGTTTCACTGACTAAGGCTAGTTTTTTGGTAATCAgttactctccaaccctgtttgtAATACCGTATTATAAAACCCTCCGGAGATTTTTGATCAGACAGTGCATCTCCAGAAGTAATAATATGTTTGTCCACAAGGTGGCACATTTTTATCATCAGTGGAGTATCACCAGCACCCGTCCCAGACACTTACCGTGATTCCACAGAAGGCTGCCTTCTTCTTGCCGAACCGCTCCAAAAACCACTGCCACAAAGGGATGCTCACTACTGCAGATACCTGGGAAGAGGAGTATCATTTTTAAGAGCATGCTATACTATTGTTTTTAAGTATACTCTAATGTCATATAAAACCATGCACTGAGTCAATAGGACATTTGTGTGAAAGTGTAAGTTACATTGATCTAGGTCTGAAACCAGAACTCACCAGGATGGTCAGCACAATGTTCTGGAAGTGGTCTCTCAGGTCCACTGCATGCGTACAGAACAGGACAAAGTTGCTTTGAACCAACTGGAAATCAGATATCACACACATTCGTTCTTCAGAAAGATTCTGAATATTCAGCACTGTCCTATCCTCTCTGCTCACGGTGTCAAATCACTGGAGAAGCTGCTGACTAACGCAAAGTTTCATCCCTGCTCTTGAATGATATATAATCCTTCTATTCTGATGAGCTGACAGTAAGTTATTTAAGGGAAGATTTGTGAGATACGGCAGTTGAGATGTTTGAGGTGGAATCTATCAAAGCTGTACTATATAGTTCCAATGCCAACCAACCATATGATCACAGCCATACAATAAGTTTACCACTGAGAATTCTCATAATGATAACAATAACTAGATATTACATAATTGTAATATGACAAtgtgccgtctgtctgtctgtctatcatcATCGGATGGAtttggagctgagagagagatgctgtcAAGCATATTTCCTCAAACACACTGAGTGCTCCATTTTTCTTGATCAAATCAACATTCAATGGCAGGCAGGCTGTATCTGGAGCCATTCTGGGTCCAATCATAACACAACACCCATTACCATCCCACTGTGGGTGTCATGTCTGAGAAGGGGTCTATCAATGTTCCCACCTGAATGGCAACGGAGATGAAGAGGAATGCAGCAGTCAAAGTGAGGTAGGGACCATGTCGCATCACCAGGATGAAGCCCTTGTGGAACGGGATCTGCTTCTCCGTCTTCAAAATGTACGGATCTGTACGAGGAAGAAAAGGAACAAGACCTGAAAGTGTCAAAAGAGACAGTTTCTTTGGTTTCCGTCTTTTATCCCACTCTAAAAAAATAGCTCAATCTAGCCTGCAATGCACCAAGCATTCTGCAATGAGAGAAGAAAGCATGAGCGAGACACGTATGGGAGACTTCCCCACCAATCTGGTAACCCTGTAGATGCCGCTGCATTGCAGTATTGCTATGCTCTGTGTGTGGGTATAAGTACAGAGAACCAGAACTGACAGGTTCGCTGGTACAGAGGTCAGCAGTTCATTGACAGCCTCCATGTGCAGTATAAACACACAAGATATGTCCTTTTATACTTAACACTTAATCCTCCTTGTTTTCCTGAGTTGGATAATCATTGCATGAGGCTGAAGCTAGCTAAATGGAGGCCAGAAATAATCCAGTCAGAATAAGGCTCAAAACAATTCAACGGAGTGCTGCTGTGCTTACTAGTAAATTGCAAATGGCGTTTGAGTGAAATGtgtgaagggaaagagagaggagcacaCTCACTTGCTGGGAAAGagtgtgcacaaacacacacacacaagcacatatgcgagcacacacacacacacgcacacactcaccatctctctctttgACTCCTAGGAACATGACCACAGTGCAGATGAGAAACACTCCTCCAATCACACCAGCAGCGATCATATACATCTCCTTCTGCAAGTAGAGAGAATAAACAAtcatatactgttactgtacacctCATTCTGCAAGGACAGAGAGCAACAATATACCATGTACACCTCATTCTGCAAGGAGGACAGAGCAACAATATACCATGTACACCTCATTCTGCAAGGACAGAGAGCAACAATATACCATGTACACCTCATTCTGCAAGGAGGACAGAGAGCAACAATATACCATGTACACCTCATTCTGCAAGGAGGACAGAGAGCAACAATATACCATGTACACCTCATTCTGCAAGGAGGACAGAGAGCAACAATATACCATGTACACCTCATTCTGCAAGGAGGACAGAGAGCAACAATATACCATGTACACCTCATTCTGCAAGGAGGACAGAGAGCAACAATATACCATGTACACCTCATTCTGCAAGGAGGACAGAGCAACAATATACCATGTACACCTCATTCTGCAAGGAGGACAGAGAGCAACAATATACCATGTACACCTCATTCTGCAAGGAGGACAGAGCAACAATATACCATGTACACCTCATTCTGCAAAGGCAAGAAAACAACAgtgtaaatgtaacctttatttgttACATTTAGATGTCCATTAGGTATTATTTtaaactactcttcctggggtccactaCACCGCTTTCTTTCTTTGGTTACACAAGGAGGACATCTGAACTGAGCCTTCCTCAATCTCCATCATGTATCTCCATCCAATTACTTCACTGCAACCCTTATCTGAAAGTTGCATTAACACATACCAATGTGTTTATTGACCTGTGATTTTAGGGTAGAACTCCTtatatctgtcacgacttccgccgaagtccgtccctctccttgttcgggcggtgttcggcggtcgacgtcaccgaccttctagccatcgctgattcattttttattttccattggttttgtcttgtcttacatcacacctggttccaatctcatcaattacatgttgtgtatttaaccctctgtttcccctcatgtgattgtttgtatgtgatgtgcaagttatgttctggtgcgcaacgggttttgtacccacttttattatTTGGTATATTTTGTTTTTCTGAGTTttgtgagcacttattaaacgactgtttataccaagttcgttctcctgcacctgacttccctgccaccagcacgcacccattacaATATCGCTCTAGCAGGTACCAGATCACTCACAATTCACTGTACAGATTAGGTACAAGGAACAACAGGAAAGGATCTCAATTGAATTCTGATCCtaaaatacagcctaccaaaatACTATAGAGCCTTGAAGATGTTCTCAACCCAACAGGAACTGCACTGCCCTACTGTAAACAATTAAGGGCTAGTTTGCTATGTTAGTATTATTACTTATTCACATCAAACATTTTTCCATTTCTGAGGGACTGGAGGAATCCAGTGGTGAaagtgctctgtctgtctgtctgtctgtctgtctgtctgtctgtctgtctgtctgtctgtctgtctgtctgtctgtctgtctgtctgtctgtctgtctgtctgtctgtctgtctgtctgtctgtctgtctgtctgtctgtctgtctgtctgtctgtctgtctgtctgtctgtctgtctgtctgtctgtctgtgtctgtgtgtgtgtgtgtgtgtgtgtgtgtgtgtgtgtgtgtgtgtgtgtgtgtgtgtgtgtgtgtgtactcatcgTGGCTACAGAAGGCCATGCGTGGTGAAAAGGCCCCGCCATCGGGGTTTACTCAGAATCCTTTGGAATGGTACCACTCGAGCCCTTAAATAGCTGCGGCGTGTCCGAACCCGACACGGAACAGTTTGGGCAGGAGCCCGCTCGCCGTGTTTTATCTACCCAGAAACCACTCTGCGTTCACAAGATTCGCAAGGTTGTCTCACTCATGTTTTCATTGACTGTTTGTCTACTTCTAGGAAATGAACAACCAGATAAATTAAAATATGTATATTCCGGTCTAGGTTTGGCTGGTTTTAGGCCGGAAATAGATGTTCAATATTGTTGGTTCCTGCATGTCGAGTTTGGGGTCTGGGGTTCATTCATGTGTTTTTAAAAATGATGAAAATAGCCTTAATCACACACAGACTGTGGTCACCCCCTCAGTGTGGGGAGGGGTTTCTTATTTCAGGGAGGGGGATTAATGGCTGatgtcaggggagaggaggggagggggctgGGGTCAGTGCcaggggagaggtggggagggggctggggaAGAGGCTCAGATTTAACCCGTGGTCTCTTACTAAAAACCCGGAATGATAAATAATATATGAAGCTGGTTCATTTGGTAAGACGAGATCTCACCGCTAGACAGTCTGCAAACACAAACTTCACATTCATTCATCTTATTCCTTTTAGTTTCAACAATTTACAATTTTCATGCTTGTTGACCTTCAACTTGTTTCCTGTTGTTTCTTTTCAACTCTGAGGCTTcaaaaaaggaaagaaagaagttAAGTAAAAGGAAAAGATGAGTGTGAAAGTACAGCCCTGAGTTAGTTCAGGACACTACAGCCCCGAGTTAGTTCAGGACACTACAGCCCTGAGTTAGTTCAGGACACTACAGCCCTGAGTTAGTTCAGGACACTACAGCCCTGAGTTAGTTCAGGACACTACAGCCCCGAGTTAGTTCAGGACACTACAGCCCTGAGTTAGTTCCGGATACTACAGCCCTGAGTTAGTTCAGGACACTACAGTCAGTTACATTTATTTTCAATATAGGATCACCATGGTAACACCTCAGGTCTGGTTGGTTGTTATCGTGGTGACACTTACAGCATGTGACAGGAAGTCCTGGGAGTGAACGATTCTCTTGACGATCTCGGCCCCACTGCCGTTGCCTAGGTGACTGACAGACATGTTGTGCTGGGGGCAGTTTTTCAGGGTGTGTGCGCTCGCCACGATCTGACCCTGGATGGCAGCGCCAACTAGAGTACCCAGCACCTCCAGGGTCATACCTGCAGTATAACACATTTATTATAGTATTAAGTACTATCAAAACAGAATGACAGGCGAGTGGTATTATTTGATCAAACAACCTAAGGTCTGTGTAATAGTGACCTACGGTAGGCTGTGGCtgagtctctctccttctggtcCGTACTGAGGAACATGGTGAGGGCAGAGTAAGGCACATGGAAACACTGGGAAGGAAACACAGCAGACACAGAGGACATGATTAGATGTGGTTCGATATAGGAAACACTGTAAGAAGTGGATCAGAGGGTCAAAGGCCATGTCAATTGCaccttttgttgttgttttaccaATTTGACCAATTTTCAGTTTCTATATCGATAAATCTCAGCTCTCAAGCTGGCCAGTATATCAGTCAGCAACCATCCACTTGACCATCAAACCCAGCCTTTCTTCACTTTGTCATTCACACAACAGCTCAGTCAACATTGTGGCAGACTGACCGAGCGAGCAAACAAGCGACTAACCAAGCGACTGACAGTGTCCAAAGAGACATCAGAAATAAACGCGGCCATAAAAGACTGTCCCAGCCCTTCCCCTTCTCTTTGGCCGGGGCGGGATGGAGTGAAGGAGGGATGCAGGGAAGGCCAAgcatgtaaaaaaaacaatttgaCCACAGCTTTGCTTCACAAAAAATAACTTATCAGCCTTAGTAGTCATCAAATCTCATTGAatgattacactggctgttgtttATTTAGATCAACTACTGTATGGCCTTAAAGTGATagcagctgtccatcctgtctctcaCAGACAATGACAATGAAGGGAAGTTAAAAGTGGTAACCAGCATTTACCCacccagtggtctctggcagggctAAACCTATACTTATCAAGTAGTTAGAAAGACATGTCATTATAGGCCACCACAATGTGGGCAGTGGACAACATGCTCTGTACCATAtgttagagaggttagagaaagagcagaggagagagcgagtgagagagagagaatgaaagagagaaagagagagagagctgagagagcagagagagagagagcagagagagagagagatagagagaagagagaagaggtgagagagaagacagagagagagcaggagagagagagcagatgagagagagagagctttggcaatgttaacacatgtttcccatgccaataaagccccttgaattgaatttaattgagagagcaggtgagagagcagagagagcaaaaagagtgagagagagagagagagagagagagaaagaaagaaagaaagaaagaaagaaagaaagaaagaaagaaagaaagaaagaaagaaagaaagaaagaaagaaagaaaagaaagaaagaaagaaagaaagaaagaaagaaagaaagaaagatcgagagaggggggtgaagggTTTGAAGCTGTACCTTAATTACTAAAGAAACCTAAATAAACAGGTTaatttgacatttacattttagtcatttagcagacgctcttatccaaagcgacttacagttagtgcattcatcttaagatacctaggtgagacaaccacttaTCACAGTTGTAGTAAGTCATTTTTTTCTCAGtaaagtagttatcagcaaagtcagtgttaGAGAGGTGAACTATCTACATAAGACGTTTGGTTTTGATATCTGGTTGGCTCTGCTCACTGTAGCACTGTGTTGGGTTCTACAAGTCATCTCTGCTAATCGGTATATTTTTTAACAGATAAAAAGCTCTATCCAGGAACAATGCTAGTTGTGTACTATGAGTGCGTTCAGTAaatcactctggctatctacttcgatttcagagcactgttgtctgagtgtgccagagcgcagaataactgatgaatttacgaacgctcaacacctgttgaatatgaccagtgtcagtaaacgtcggcaaaaaaacgtaattaaacgctctgaatttacgaactgaatttacactctggcactccagagggaatttacgaacacaccttATGAGTAATCAAAGTCAGTGTTGAATAGTGTTGGATATCTGCTATCTGAGGAGGATGTGTAAATGTTTCATTGTGGGCCAACGTttatgtagtactagtagtagtacgtATCTGGCAGGTACTTACAGTGATGAGTGTCTGGTAGAGACAGTAGAAACCCAGATACCAGACGAATCGTCCGTTGGTGAAGGGAGGAACGAACCACAGGTAGAAGTAGGAGACCACCACAAACGGAGTACAGCCCACCATCCTACAGAGAAAAGAGGGTTATTGTTTCTTATAGTATATCTTAATGATCATTGTTTGAGCAAGCGTTGGAGTCGAATTTTGTatcttttttattgtgaaactctGGCCTCATTTTGTGTTTGTGCAATAGATAAAGGCCTGCCAGTTTATCTCAGCTCGCCTGTTTAGACTATTATGTGAACCTGTTAGGCAAGTGATAGACTGATGGTGTACATGGGTGTTTTGGGAGAGATGGATGGTGTGTTTGTGAATCTGAAGTAATCTGTCCTGGGTTAGTGTGGAGGGGCAGCGGGAAGACAGGAAGATGCGCTATGCCACAGGAATGTTAACCCACATTACCATGAGCTTAATtcagacacataaacacacacacacacacacacaccacacacaggcaTCTCAGGGCAGAAAAATTCTGCTGCATTGTACAGTTTTGAGGATGTGGGGAGCTGTGTTGTTCATGTATAATTCATCCAACTGGTATATATCATTGTGGGCTGAGGACACAGCTGTATGtttcactgtggagagagagaaagacgggagGTTGTGGACAAGTGAATGTACTTTCCACTAGTCCACAATGACTATCTCTATCTATAACCACTGAATTATACAAGAATAGGCTTGTCTGCTAAAGCAACAATAAATATATCTTTTTTCCTACAGATCTACACAACcttactccacattttcaaagttaAAGAAAAAGTATAGAAGATGTGTTGAATGtgtatgtcttcacaccccagaggtaatacttggtggaagcacctttggcagttgttacagctgtgaatcatttcAAATACAATTTTACCAACTTTGT is a genomic window containing:
- the LOC106608045 gene encoding major facilitator superfamily domain-containing protein 2B isoform X1; the protein is MAKGENISHTPAGKLLKPPEPSFTKPPHQTVLDQKLSVCSKLCFAIGGAPNQVAGSATAFFLQIYLLDVAQINPFQASMVLFIGKSWGAVSDPVVGFFITKSKWTRIGRLMPWMVGCTPFVVVSYFYLWFVPPFTNGRFVWYLGFYCLYQTLITCFHVPYSALTMFLSTDQKERDSATAYRMTLEVLGTLVGAAIQGQIVASAHTLKNCPQHNMSVSHLGNGSGAEIVKRIVHSQDFLSHAKEMYMIAAGVIGGVFLICTVVMFLGVKERDDPYILKTEKQIPFHKGFILVMRHGPYLTLTAAFLFISVAIQLVQSNFVLFCTHAVDLRDHFQNIVLTILVSAVVSIPLWQWFLERFGKKKAAFCGITWIMPFTVMLVFIPNLVVAYVVAVSSGLSVAASLLLPWSMLPDVVDDFRLANPYCKGYEAIFYSFYVFFTKFAAGISLGVSTLCLEFAGYDTGACRQPDQVAYTLKLLIGAAPVAFIVTGLLILLLYPISEDVRLRNKLCLEELRKQSGISSRTLEDLSNP
- the LOC106608045 gene encoding major facilitator superfamily domain-containing protein 2B isoform X2; amino-acid sequence: MANKQSSCLYTTVLDQKLSVCSKLCFAIGGAPNQVAGSATAFFLQIYLLDVAQINPFQASMVLFIGKSWGAVSDPVVGFFITKSKWTRIGRLMPWMVGCTPFVVVSYFYLWFVPPFTNGRFVWYLGFYCLYQTLITCFHVPYSALTMFLSTDQKERDSATAYRMTLEVLGTLVGAAIQGQIVASAHTLKNCPQHNMSVSHLGNGSGAEIVKRIVHSQDFLSHAKEMYMIAAGVIGGVFLICTVVMFLGVKERDDPYILKTEKQIPFHKGFILVMRHGPYLTLTAAFLFISVAIQLVQSNFVLFCTHAVDLRDHFQNIVLTILVSAVVSIPLWQWFLERFGKKKAAFCGITWIMPFTVMLVFIPNLVVAYVVAVSSGLSVAASLLLPWSMLPDVVDDFRLANPYCKGYEAIFYSFYVFFTKFAAGISLGVSTLCLEFAGYDTGACRQPDQVAYTLKLLIGAAPVAFIVTGLLILLLYPISEDVRLRNKLCLEELRKQSGISSRTLEDLSNP